In the genome of Bremerella sp. JC817, the window CGGCGTGACAACGGTGAGACGGATATCGGGGCGAGTGCTGAGCTCGATCAACAGTTCATGAAGCGAACGACCTCCGCCATGCGACAGTGTGGCACTGTGTGCGAAAACAAGAATGTGAAGAGGCTTAACATTCATTACCTCACACATCGACCTCGAAGTTTGTGAAGCGATTTCTTCATGGAATCTGGCCTAAGAACAAGGGTGTTTCGTGCGACTCGGGCAGCACGAACGCCCACTTTTCTGGGGAGTAGCCGCCGCAATTGCAGACTTCAGGTTGTACCCGGGGCCCCGTCGAGGTCCAGGGGCAAGGGGCGTATTTACACAACCTTAACGTGGTCTTCAACCAGCTTTCCGTGTCGGACGCGACATTGGGGAATGCTGACAGGCGGTCGACTCCGTTCCTTGGTAGGAACGAATATCGAAAGTGCCGTCGGCTACCTCAAGTATGACCTCCAATTCTCGGGACCGGCAGACCAACGCCGGGAGTCAAGCTGAATGAGTACGTCCGCAAGCCAGATCTCAGAACGCGATTTGGCCGATGACGTGCCTTGCAGCGACGTCCCGATGCAGTACTTCGAATCTGAGGGTGGCATCTCGCTCCGCGGCTTTTACGAGCTCTGGATTTATCGCCACCTGGTGTGGATGCTGGTCGTCCGCGATGTCAAAGTGCGATATCGACAGACGGCGGTGGGTGTCGCTTGGGCCGTGCTTCAACCGGCGCTGCTGATGCTGGTCTTCAGTATCTTCTTTCAGCTCCTCGGACGGCAGCCTTCGGAAGGGAACGTACCGTACGTTGTCACCTTCTTGTGTGGTTACCTGCCATGGCAGTTACTCGCTTCGACTCTGGGAGCGGCCACGCAAAGCCTGGTTGCTCATCAGAACTTGATCAGCAAAGTCTATTTTCCTCGGGCTGTATTGCCGATCTCGGCAACGGTCGGAGGGCTAATCGACTTCTGTATTGCCTGCGTATTACTGCTTGGTGTAATGGTGTGGTACGGTGTCACGCCGCCAGTCCAGATCCTTTTATTGCCGCTGTTTGTTCTTTTGTCGCTGCTCATTTCAATCGGGGCAGGGCTTTGGCTTTCTGCCTTGAACGCACTGTATCGCGACATTGGATATGTGGTCCCCTTTATTTTGCAGGTCGGGTTCTTTATCAGCC includes:
- a CDS encoding ABC transporter permease; the protein is MSTSASQISERDLADDVPCSDVPMQYFESEGGISLRGFYELWIYRHLVWMLVVRDVKVRYRQTAVGVAWAVLQPALLMLVFSIFFQLLGRQPSEGNVPYVVTFLCGYLPWQLLASTLGAATQSLVAHQNLISKVYFPRAVLPISATVGGLIDFCIACVLLLGVMVWYGVTPPVQILLLPLFVLLSLLISIGAGLWLSALNALYRDIGYVVPFILQVGFFISPVIYETDQLIPEQYRSIYALNPMVGVLEGARWCILGHAAPTFSSLAISFVTLGLLLVGGMIYFRQVERQVVDRI